Within Runella rosea, the genomic segment TGGTCAATCCAAGTAGGTGGCGATATAATTTTGACCGAAAAACAAAAAATAACGTGGGGCATTACGGGACAAAACCTGTTTGATACTGCCTACCGCGACTATCTTAACCGATTCAGGTATTATTCACTGGACCAGGGCCGCAATTTTTCAGTGCGTTTAAAATGGATTTTTTAATTTTTAACTACATTTCAACATGAAACCTGCACATTCATTATTAACCATTACATTGGCTTTTACCCTTACTGCCGTCATTTGGAGTTGTGGAACGAAGGAAGCTCCCGCCCCAGAAGACGAAAACGAGCTAATTACCACCGTACGCCTGACTTTCACCGAAGACGGAACAACAACTCCCCAAAAATTTGAATGGAAAGATTTGGACGGCGACGGCGGCAATGCCCCAACAACGTCACGGATTACCTTAAAAGCAAGCCGCAGCTACAAGGTAGATGTTGAATTTTTGGATGAAAGCAAAACACCAACTGATAACATAACCGACGAAGTACGGGAAGAAGGGGATGAACATTTGGTCGTATTAACGCCCACGCCTTCGTCGCTGTTTACCTACACGGCAAGTGACAAAGACAGCCGTAATTTCCCGATTGGATTGTCTGGAAATGTTGCCACTGGCAGCATCAATCAAGGTTCGCTTCGCCTTCAGTTGCGCCACCAGCCCCCTGTAAATGGCCAACCCGTTAAAAATGGCACCGTTGCCCCTGGAAGTGATGATGTAAATATCACCTTTGATGTAGTAGTAGCTCCCTAATAATTCCTTTGGTTATAACACACCCCAAATAGGGCTGGCTCCTGACCATGCACTAAAAAAAAAGACGAAACTAGCTGATAATAGCCAATTTATTACTACTTTTGCGGTCTTATTTTTTTTTAAGGTGTCTTTTAGCCAAAAAGATATATGAAACTTTCCGAGTTTAAGTTTGACCTTCCTCAGAGCTTAATTGCTCTCTATCCTGCAGACCGCGGCGAGTCCCGTCTAATGGTGGTAAATCGTCAAACCAAAAAGATTGAACACAAAAAGTTCTCCGAAATTATAGACTACTTCGAAGAAGGCGACGCAATGGTCGTCAACGATACCAAAGTTTTTCCGGCACGCTTATACGGTCAAAAGGAAAAAACAGGTGCGAAAATTGAAGTTTTTTTACTTCGTGAGCTCAACCGTGAAATGCGGCTTTGGGACGTACTGGTAGATCCTGCCCGTAAAATTCGAGTAGGTAATAAATTGTACTTTGGCGATAGCGACTTGGTTGCGGAAGTCATTGACAACACCACCTCTCGCGGGCGGACCATTCGATTCCTGTATGACGGAAATCACGACGAGTTGATGCGCGCCATCGACGAGTTGGGAGAGACACCCCTTCCTCGCGACATTAAGCGCAAAGTAGAAGATGCTGACCGTGAGCGCTATCAAACCATCTTCGCTCAACACGTTGGTGCGGTAGCTGCGCCAACGGCTGGAATGCACTTTACGAAAGTGATTCAACGTCGGATGGAAATCAAAGGCATCAACTTTACCCCAATCACGTTGCACGTAGGGGTAGGTACATTCCGTCAGGTTGACGTTGAAGATTTGACCAAACACAAAACCGATTCCGAAAATTTCGCTATCACCGAGGCTTCGGCCAATGTAATCAACGAAGCGCTCGATAAAGGTAAACGTGTTTGTGCCATTGGAACAACTTCGCTCAAAGCACTTGAATCATCGGTATCGGCCAACAACCGCGTAAAACCCTTTGAAGGATGGACGGATAAATTTATTTTCCCGCCTTACGACTTCAAAATTTCCAACGCATTGCTGACCAACCTGCATTTACCTGAATCCATCTTGTTGATGATGACTTGCGCTTTTGGTGGCCATGACCTTGTCATGGAGGCTTATGAAGAAGCAATGAAGGAAAAATACAAGTTCTTTAGCTATGGCGATGCCATGCTGATTATTTAAGTTAAGTTCATAATTGGTCGTTAGTAAATAGTCCATAGTTACGTTTTTGTATTAATACTGACGGCTAACGACTGTTTACTAACGATTTTTTTATGACCAAATTTGCCATCATCGTTGCCGGCGGAAACGGCACCCGCATGGGCAGTAAAACGCCCAAACAATTCATGCTAGTGGGGGGTAAACCTATTTTAATGCGCACCATTGAAAAGTTTATCGCTTACGATTTTTCGCTGCAAATTCTATTGGTTCTTCCTGCCAATGAGATGAAAGCTTGGTATGCGCTTTGCGACAAACACGGATTTTATCCCGCCATTGTCACCGTGGCTGGGGGAAATACCCGCTTTCAATCCGTCAAAAATGGCTTAAAAAAAATAAGCGCAAAAGAAGGCTTAGTTGCAGTCCACGACGGAGTGCGGCCCTTTGTTTCTCCAAGTATCATTGCCCAAAGTTTTGAAGTTGCCGCGCAAAAAGGCACGGCAGTTACGGCGGTCTCCCTCAAAGACTCCATTCGTTTTGTCGACGCCGACGGCGCTAACCGTTCCGTTGACAGAGCCGCTTATCGTTTGGTACAAACTCCCCAAACATTCCGTTTAGACTGGATGCGGCCCGCTTTTGATACCCCCGAACAACCGTTCTTTACCGATTGTGCCAGCGTTTTAGAACACGCAGGCCATCCCATTACCCTCATTGAAGGCGGTTACGAAAACATCAAAATAACCACTCCTGAAGATTTACTGTGGGCAGAAGCATTTGCCGCCCAGCCAGCAGAATAACATTCATAAGTCGGTAAACTAAGGCGTAAAATTTTATCTTTACCTTCAGATTTATAGAGAAATATTTACCACTAATCAATCTCTACGCTGTTGCAAGCTCGTCTCTCTGTTGATACGTATGTCGAAGGTATTTTATCAGGCAACCGGCTGATACTTAGCAGAGCTATTACACTGATTGAAAGTCAACTACCTTCCGACAGAATTCTAGCTCAGCGAGTCTTAGAACAGATATTACCTCGTACAGGCTCCGCCATTCGCGTCGGAATCACGGGAGTGCCTGGGGTTGGAAAAAGTACATTTATCGAAGCATTCGGCAAAACATTGACCGCCGACGGCAAAAAAACGGCGGTATTGGCCATTGACCCCACCAGTCAACGCTCCAAAGGGAGTATCATGGGCGACAAAACGCGCATGGAAGAACTCGCCCACGACCCAATGGCATACATTCGCCCTTCACCTTCTGGCGGCTCATTGGGCGGCGTAGCCAATAAAACCCGCGAAACCCTCTTACTTTGTGAAGCGGCAGGATTTGACATTATACTGGTTGAAACTATGGGAGTAGGGCAATCCGAAACCGTCGTAAAAGGAATGGTTGATTTCTTCCTTTTATTGATGCTCGCGGGAGCAGGTGATGAACTCCAAGGCATCAAAAAAGGAATTATGGAAATGGCCGATGCCGTAGTAATTACTAAAGCCGACGGCAACAACCAATCCGCTGCCCAACGAGCAGTGGTAGAATACCAAAATGCTTTTCATTTATTCCCCCCCAATGAAAATGGCTGGTTTCCTCCCGTTTTGACCTGCTCAGCTCTAGAGAAACGAGGTTTACACGAAATATGGAATCAAATTCTTCAATTTGATTCACAATCCAAAGCCACTGGATTCCACGTTAAAAACCGCCGACAACAAAATCTGGAGTGGATGCACAGCCTCATCCGTCAGACGTTGGAAGAACAGTTTTACGGCCATAAAGAAATCACCGAACAACTCCATGAAGTTGAACTAATGGTACAAAACGAAAAGTGGCTGCCCATGAGAGCCGCCACTTTTTTGATGGATATTTTTCGTTCTTAAATCTCTTATTTGATTATCCTCACTGTCAATGGGATACACTTAGCAGGAGGGCACTCAGGAGGAGTGACTTCCAATACCGACACCTCTACTTGGCTTTTTCCAGAAGCTGCCGACCCAGCACCACAACTGCCTGTCACTGTCAAAATTTGATAGATTGTATCGGTGGCTGGTGATACCGATACCGTTTTGACTGGCTCTACCTGGGTTAATTGAATGGGTGCTTCTCCAGTAATTGTAACAGTAGCTGGAAAGACACCATTTTGTGACGAGAGCGTCAGAATCGCCACTCCACCCGCATTGATGGTAGTATCTCCTGCAATCGCAACTACAGGAAGCGAGCATTGATTCATAATGTTGGTAAATGTCCCGTTTATTTCTTCGGTCAGCGTCCGACTCGGATCCTCCACCGTTGGGGAGGCATACGCACGGGTTATTACGGTATTAGGCAGCGAATTGGAAGCGCCCTTTGGCAGAAAAAACAAGTCATAGCATTTGGAAGTATTTGTTCCATTCAGCGCAAATTTGACGTCCGCGATGGAAATCCAAGAAGTTCCCACGGTAGTTCCACTCCCTTGCTCTCCTCTGTACAAAATATTCAGCGTAAAAACAGAGGTATCTACCCCAACATCTGTTAATGAAGTTATGTTAAAGTAATCTCCTGATGTAAAGTTATTTCGGCTTTTGATAGACGGATTTGCGAGCTGGGCACTTTTATAGAAAATTCTCAAATTGGCATTTCCCATTACGAATGCACTGTCAGGGGCTTGGATTTCGACACTGACAATGGCGCTGTCACAACTAATTGATTTTGTAACCAGTCGTAACTTAAAACTTGTTTGCGCAAAAGCCCCAGTTGCGTAAAAAAAGAGTAATATACCAATGAGAATTGGTCCACGACCAATGATTGGATTTTTCATAACATTATCGGTTTATAACTATCGTATTTCAGCAAGACCCTAGAATTAATGATAAGATCTACTTTTAGGGTCATCTCATTTTATGTTCATCTCACTTTTTTAAATTTTTCGTTAGTGAACTGCGCATATTAGTTAGTGATTTATTGCAAAAAACGTGCCATCAATAGAAATTGACACCTGAGAATCGGCCATTATTTAAACGCCATACGGTATTGTCATTGGCATCGGGAGCGCCGTCCATGTTAAAATCTGTTGTTAGATAACGGCCTACTTTTCCATTATCTACTCGCCATTTACTGGTATCGTTTGCGTCAATTTGCGAAAGTGAATTTTTGGTACAGTCGGCCGCATACAGTACGAACAATCCTCCCGAGAGTTGCTTTTGCCCATTGGCCGGTGAGCCCGCTGGAATGTAGGATTGCTGCGTAGAAAAGTTATAATTAATGCTGTTATTGATGACCGCAATTGCCTGATGCGAAACAGCACCTATATGATTACGGTGCTCAACTACAACAAAATACGATTGATTTATTGGCAAAACAGGGCAAGCGCCTACCCACGAAACGCTACCATTGGAAAGCAACAACGCAGCGGTACGAAAAACAGTTGTGATAGGATCTTGCGCAACTGTACGCAATGAAATCAAAACCCAATCGACTGCGTTGGAGGGATACGAAATTACGGTTTCTGAACCCGAATAATTCCACGGTGCTCCTGAATATGGCTGCCCAGCGGGGGTTGGTACTCCTAATGAGCTTACAGGTGTCTGCCCGGGCAAAAGCCCTTGCTGATTTAGCTTGTTTGTCATGGTCTGACTTCCAGCATAAGGCCCCTCCAAAAACAATGCCAAGTTTAAGCAAACGGCTGCTGTTGAAACACCAACGACATTAACCTGAATTCCAGCACGGGTACTTTCACAATTGTTCGCCGTCTGAGAGACATAATAATCGGTAGTTCCAACATCAACAGTTGAAGGAGTAGGTGCAACACTACTTCCCATTCCTCCAGAAGCAGTCAAATACCATTTTAAATTCGTTCCCACGGCACTTAACGGAGATGCTGTTTGTCCTTGTGAATAACTTATCGGGGTGGTAACACCCGGCGCATCGGGAATAGCATTGATGATAAATGTGCTACTTGCAGACCCTGTCACACTTGGAGAAATAGAAATAACCCTCACCTTATAACCGATTCCAGCAATTGCATTTTCGGGTATTTGCGCGGTTAACGGACTTCCCGTACCCGTAGTAGGAATAGTAATAAAATTATTTCCAGTATTATCTGAAAGTTGTACGACATAGGAGGTTGATGAGAAATTAGCTGCCGTAAATCCCACACTAATTACTTGTCCAGCACATACGGAGCTTGGAGTCACTGCATTAGTGATGATTGTTGCAGGAGAGGGAGAAGTTACCTGCAACATATAGTCTTCCGTTTCACCAAAAGGAAGTAGTCCGCATGGATTGGTGACAGCACTGCTCACGCCAAAATTAAAGCCCGAACGTACTCGAACCCTTACTAATCCTTGAACGGAGATAGGTATGACAAAAGCACCTGATGCTACTGGATTCATACGAGGCATCGAAACCAAACTATCACTTCGATATACCCTTTCGTTTAATTCAAAATAACCATCTTGGTCAAAATCTACCCAAATAGATACGTGTTGATCATAATAATTACCCGAACCCTGTGCCACTGCGGCAACGGTAAAAGTATACGTATTCCCCGCCGTTACCGGATAAGGAGTACCCGTGTAGTCTCCATAGTTGGCTAGGGAGCAATTTGAATTGTTATTATTAATAATGGTTGTGGCTCCTTGCTTCAATACGAATTCGTCTATGACAACTGCCGCGGTGCCGCATGCGTAGGTATACGTAGGCGTACAGTAATTCAGTGCCGTTGAAATCGTAAGTACTGCACTATATTGAGTTGAAGAATTAGAGGCTTTAACCCGATAATAGTACGTTGTGTATGCGTTAATGGTTTGATCGATGTACGTGGTTGTGTTGGGAGGCAAGCCACCAATCGGCATAAAACCCTCTGCTGCCGAGATGCTAGAACGCTCAATAATAAAGCCAGATTCATTGGAAGAATTATCGGCAAAAGTCAAAGAAAGGCCCGAAGCCAACAACATTCCTGTCAAATTTCCTGGTACATTGCTCCCCGTTACGGTTGGTCCACATGAAAAATTATATTGATTAGAGGGGTCGCTACGTAGCAAAAAACCGTCGGCCATTCGTGCGTATTGACCTGGGGTAAAATCGCTACCACAGCTCACCGGGTAGTAGGACATCATATTTGACAACGACGGCATGTATAATTGGCCTTGCGGGTCACGGGCG encodes:
- the queA gene encoding tRNA preQ1(34) S-adenosylmethionine ribosyltransferase-isomerase QueA — translated: MKLSEFKFDLPQSLIALYPADRGESRLMVVNRQTKKIEHKKFSEIIDYFEEGDAMVVNDTKVFPARLYGQKEKTGAKIEVFLLRELNREMRLWDVLVDPARKIRVGNKLYFGDSDLVAEVIDNTTSRGRTIRFLYDGNHDELMRAIDELGETPLPRDIKRKVEDADRERYQTIFAQHVGAVAAPTAGMHFTKVIQRRMEIKGINFTPITLHVGVGTFRQVDVEDLTKHKTDSENFAITEASANVINEALDKGKRVCAIGTTSLKALESSVSANNRVKPFEGWTDKFIFPPYDFKISNALLTNLHLPESILLMMTCAFGGHDLVMEAYEEAMKEKYKFFSYGDAMLII
- a CDS encoding 2-C-methyl-D-erythritol 4-phosphate cytidylyltransferase, whose amino-acid sequence is MTKFAIIVAGGNGTRMGSKTPKQFMLVGGKPILMRTIEKFIAYDFSLQILLVLPANEMKAWYALCDKHGFYPAIVTVAGGNTRFQSVKNGLKKISAKEGLVAVHDGVRPFVSPSIIAQSFEVAAQKGTAVTAVSLKDSIRFVDADGANRSVDRAAYRLVQTPQTFRLDWMRPAFDTPEQPFFTDCASVLEHAGHPITLIEGGYENIKITTPEDLLWAEAFAAQPAE
- the meaB gene encoding methylmalonyl Co-A mutase-associated GTPase MeaB, whose protein sequence is MQARLSVDTYVEGILSGNRLILSRAITLIESQLPSDRILAQRVLEQILPRTGSAIRVGITGVPGVGKSTFIEAFGKTLTADGKKTAVLAIDPTSQRSKGSIMGDKTRMEELAHDPMAYIRPSPSGGSLGGVANKTRETLLLCEAAGFDIILVETMGVGQSETVVKGMVDFFLLLMLAGAGDELQGIKKGIMEMADAVVITKADGNNQSAAQRAVVEYQNAFHLFPPNENGWFPPVLTCSALEKRGLHEIWNQILQFDSQSKATGFHVKNRRQQNLEWMHSLIRQTLEEQFYGHKEITEQLHEVELMVQNEKWLPMRAATFLMDIFRS
- a CDS encoding GEVED domain-containing protein, with product MKKNGLRFLILMTALCGLLLCNNATAQLTPCAVADPPSDSILGLEKRLLKLKSQFVKNARTSGLMAVQYIPVKAHILRKNDGTGGLSLADLNTSLAQINRYFQNIGSGLQLYFCGSPNIINNTAYYDYNNTEELALCNANNVSNAINIYFPNSIRFGSLTVSGYAYFPSTLSISNSLFIQAQAATDNRTLAHELGHYFNLLHTFQNSNNINNAEREYVTRNAMQGANCTLKGDLLCDTPADPYGRDSVAIQGCTYTGAARDPQGQLYMPSLSNMMSYYPVSCGSDFTPGQYARMADGFLLRSDPSNQYNFSCGPTVTGSNVPGNLTGMLLASGLSLTFADNSSNESGFIIERSSISAAEGFMPIGGLPPNTTTYIDQTINAYTTYYYRVKASNSSTQYSAVLTISTALNYCTPTYTYACGTAAVVIDEFVLKQGATTIINNNNSNCSLANYGDYTGTPYPVTAGNTYTFTVAAVAQGSGNYYDQHVSIWVDFDQDGYFELNERVYRSDSLVSMPRMNPVASGAFVIPISVQGLVRVRVRSGFNFGVSSAVTNPCGLLPFGETEDYMLQVTSPSPATIITNAVTPSSVCAGQVISVGFTAANFSSTSYVVQLSDNTGNNFITIPTTGTGSPLTAQIPENAIAGIGYKVRVISISPSVTGSASSTFIINAIPDAPGVTTPISYSQGQTASPLSAVGTNLKWYLTASGGMGSSVAPTPSTVDVGTTDYYVSQTANNCESTRAGIQVNVVGVSTAAVCLNLALFLEGPYAGSQTMTNKLNQQGLLPGQTPVSSLGVPTPAGQPYSGAPWNYSGSETVISYPSNAVDWVLISLRTVAQDPITTVFRTAALLLSNGSVSWVGACPVLPINQSYFVVVEHRNHIGAVSHQAIAVINNSINYNFSTQQSYIPAGSPANGQKQLSGGLFVLYAADCTKNSLSQIDANDTSKWRVDNGKVGRYLTTDFNMDGAPDANDNTVWRLNNGRFSGVNFY